The Acidimicrobiia bacterium nucleotide sequence AAGTTCGCAGGTATCGGAAGGTGGTTCCGCGACAGCGTCGATCGCCTCAGGGAGGGGATCGCAAGGGGCCGGACCCCGATGGGGTCGACCGTCGAGAAGACCATCGCCCAGATCGACGCCGAGCTGGCCACACCCGTTGCAGACAGCCCCCTTCTCGGTGTCCGCACCCCGGCCTCGTTCGACGAGGACGCCGTCGCCGAGTACAAGGGGCGAGTCGCCGCGGCGATCACGGAGCACGTCCGGCCTGCGTTCGCGGTGTTCCGGGAAGCCCTCGCCGACGAGGTTCTCCCGGCGTCGCGACCGGACGACCGCCCCGGGCTCTCGTGGCTGTCCGACGGCGAGGAGACGTACGCCCGGCTCGTGCATCGCCACACCACGCTTGCGATGGACCCGAGGGAGATCCACACGATCGGGCTGCAGCAGATCGACAAGCTCGAAGACGAGTATCGGGGACTCGGCGACGAAGTGCTCGGCACGACCGACCTCACAGAGATCTTCAACCGCCTGCGGGACGACGCCGACCTGCACTTCGCCGACGGACCCGCCGTCGTCGCCGCCTCCGAAGCGGCCATGGCCAAGGCCAAAGCCGCCATGGGCGGTTGGTTCGGGAGGCTCCCCAAGGCCGACTGCGAGGTCAAGGAGACACTCACCGGGCCGACGGCGTTCTACAACCGCCCGGCGATCGACGGGTCGCGACCCGGCACGTTCTTCGTGAACACAGCCGAGCCGGCTCGCTGGGGCCGCTTCGAGATCGAGGCGATGGCGTACCACGAGGGCATCCCCGGGCACCATCTCCAGCTCGCCATCGCCCAGGAGCTGGAGGACGTCCCCATGTTCCGCAAGCACGCCCACGTCACCGCTTACGCGGAGGGCTGGGGGCTGTACACCGAGCGGCTTGCCGACGAGATGGGCCTGTACACCGGGCCGCTGGAGCGGATCGGCATGCTGTCTGCCGACTCGATGAGGGCAGGACGGCTCGTCGTTGACACGGGCCTCCACTCCATGGGCTGGACCCGGCAGCAGGCGGTCGACTACATCGCCGCGAACTCACCGATGAGTCTCGCGACCATCGAGGGCGAGGTCGACAGGTACATCGCCATGCCGGGCCAGGCCCTGGCGTACATGATCGGGCGCCTCGAGATCATGAGGATGCGCGCCGAGGCGGCCAAGTCCATGGGCGACCGATTCGACATCAAAGCGTTCCACGATGTCGTCCTCGGCTCGGGGCTCGTCCCCCTGGAAACGCTCGATCGGATGGTCGCCGAGTGGGCGGCGGCATGAGTGAGGATCTGGCGGCTCTCGCCGAGCGCTACTGGGAGTGGCGCATGGCCGCCAACCCGACCGAGGCGTCGCTGCTCGGCGACCACCGCTACGACGATCAGCTCGAGGACCTCACCCGCGAGGCAGAGGACGCTGCCGTCGCCGAGCTCGACGCCATCACCACCGCCGCCGAGGCCATCGAGCCTGCCTCGCTCGATGCACGCGATCGAGTGACGCGTGGCGTCCTGATCCACGAGGCCTCGACGCTTGCGGACGAGTACCGGGCGCGACTGCTCGAGCTCGCCGTCGATCCTTCCAGTGGCATCCACGTGGCATACCTCCAGGCAGCCGGGCAGCTGCCCTTGTCCGAGCCCGAGCACGCCGACGCACTGGTCGGTCGCTGGACGAAGTTCGGGACGCTGTTCGGGCAGGCCGTGCATCGCCTTCGGCAGGGGATCGCGACGGGTCGCACCCCTCCTCGGGTGGCGGTCGAGAAGGTGATCGCGCACATCGACGCCTACCTGGCGTCCCCGCTCGAGGGCGACCCGTTCGTCAGCGTCCCTCCTCCACCGCAGTTCACCGAGGCCGAGGTCGCCGCCTGGAGGGAGCGCCTCGTCGAGGCGGTGCGCACCCACGTCAGGCCGGCGTACGAGCACTACCGCACCGCACTCGTGGAGGAGGTCGTCTCCGAGTCCCGGCCGCAGGAGCGCGCCGGGATCGCGTGGATCGCCGACGGCGCCGAGGTGTATGCCGGGGCGATCAGGCGGCACACCTCGCTCGATCGCACCCCGCTCGAGATACACGAGATGGGGAAGGAGCTCATCGAGCAGGTCGGAGACGAGTACCGACGATTGGGCGCCGAAGTGCTCGGGACGTCCGACCTCGCCGAGATCTACCTGAGACTGCGCGAGGACGCCTCGCTGCGCTTCGACGACGCAGCCGAGATCGTCGAGGCGGCGAGCGGAGCCCTCGAGCGAGCGAGGGCGGCGATCCCCGGTTGGTTCGGAATCCTGCCGAAGGCCGATTGCATCATGGCCGAGATCCCGGGCCCCGGCGCCGAGGAGGCGCCGCTCGCCTACTACCTCCCTCCTTCCGGTGACGGCTCGCGTCCGGGGACGTTCTTCGTGAACACGACCCTCCCAACCACTCGCACCCGCTACGAATCCGAGGCGCTGGCGTTCCACGAGTCCATCCCCGGGCACCACCTGCAGTCGGCGATCGCCCAGGAGCTCGAGGAGGTTCCCGAGTTCCGCCGATTCGCGTACGTGACCGCCTACGTGGAGGGGTGGGGTCTCTACACGGAGCGGCTGGCCGACGAGATGGGGCTCTACAGCGATGAGGTCGCCCGCCTCGGGATGCTCTCGTTCGACTCGTGGCGTGCCGGCCGGCTCGTGGTCGACACAGGGATGCACGCCCTCGGGTGGAGCCGCCAGGAGGCCATCGGCTACATGCTCGCCAACTCGCCGCAGGCCGCCAACAACGTGGAGACGGAGATCGACCGGTACATCGGATGGCCCGGCCAGGCGCTCGCGTACATGACGGGGCGCCAGGAGATCGTGCGGCTTCGCAGGCTGGCCGATGCGGCGCTCAGCCCGACCTTCGACATCAAGACGTTCCACGATGTCGTCCTCGGCTCGGGCCCCGTGCCGCTGCCCGTGCTGGGTGAACTCGTCGAGGACTGGCTGTCGGCCGCTCGAGTCACGTGATCCGCCCCGGCACGGCGGAAGACGTCGAGCCGGCCTACCACGTTTTCCGGCGCGCCCTATGGAGCTACCTCCGGGACATCGGGCTGGTCGATGCCGCATCCGACGACGACCCCGGCACCGCCTTCGCCAGGCACCGCCACCTCGTCGAGCACCTGGCCGACACCGCCGCCGAGTTCCACGTCGCCGTCGACGACGGCGGCCGCCTCGTCGGGCTGGCGCGATCCATCGAGCGCGATGGAGTCTTCCAGCTCACCGAGCTGTTCGTCGACCCCGATGATCAGGGAGGCGGGATCGGCACTGCCCTTCTCGCCGAGGCGTTCCCGGTCGGCCGCGGCAGGCACCGGTCGATCCTGGCGACGCTCGACCCGAGAGCCCTCTCCCTGTACCACCGCTACGGGGTGGCATTCCAGGGTGCGCTGGTGGACATCTCGATCACGCCGGAGGTCGCCGACATCGGCTCGGATCTCCTTGCGGAACCGGTCGCCGCCGACTCGATCCACCGGATCGCGGCACTCGACGCCACCCTCGTCGGCTTCGAGCGGCTCGACGACCTGCGTTGGCTGGCCGGCAAGCGTCCATGCGTGGCACTGACGCGCCACGGATCGGTGGCCGGCTACGCCTTCCTCGCAGATGACGTCGGAGTCGGCCCGATCGGCGTGGCCGACACCGCCGACGCGGCCGCCGCCCTCGATCACGTCCGCAACGCGGCCGCTCGAGAGGGAAGGGGCCGGTTCTCCATGACGACTCCACTGGCGAACCACGAGGCCATGCGGTGGGCGGTTGGCACCGGCCAGGAGATCGAGCCGTTCTTCACGCTGATCCTGGCCGACGCCCCGTTCGTCTCATGGGACCGCTACATCGGCTACACGCCCGAGTTCTTCATCTGAAGCGCGACCCGTCCTGCGGCGGAGAGGGAGGGATTTGAACCCTCGAGGAGGCTTAACACCCCCTACTCGCTTAGCAGGCGAGCGCCTTCGACCACTCGGCCACCTCTCCACGTGCCGCCTCCGTCGTCGGTAAGCGACGGCGCCAGGTTAAACCCCTCCACGCCTCGACTCCCCTGGACCGACCTACGCTCTCGTCGTGCTGTTTCAGAAGCGCTTCTGGGAGGGTATCCGCGACGGGTCCATCACCCTGACCTTCCGCCGCTGGAAGCGCCTCCAGGTCCTCGTCGGTAACCGCTACAGGACGCCGATCGGGCTCATCGAGGTGGAGGCCGTCGACATCGTCGACCCGGCGTCGATCACCGACGACGAAGCGCAGAGGTCGGGCCACGGGTCGGCTGAGGCGCTCCATGCCGACATGCCGGGCACGCCCAACGAGCCGACCTACCGGATCGCCTTTCGTTACGTGGACGAGCCCGACCCGAGGACGGAGCTGGCCAACGACGCATCACTCGGCGAGGACGACGTCGCCGAGATCGACCGACGGCTCGACCGGATCGATGCCAGATCGCCCGTCGGTCCGTGGACGATGGCGACATTGCGAACCATCGCCGAGCATCCGCATCGCCGGGCGGGAGATCTCGCCGAGATGCACGGCCGGGAGCGCCTCGACTTCAAGAAGGACGTGCGCAAGCTGAAGAACCTCGGCCTGACGCTCAGCTTCGACCCGGGTTACCGGCTCTCACCGCGCGGGGAGGCCTACCTGAGGATGACCCGGCGGACCTGACCCCGCTCGACTCGGGGGCTGAGTCGGCGCGCCGCCAAGCTCGCATATCGCCCAATGAACAATCTCGAGAGCCCATGCGAACCTGTGAGCCACTCACAACGCCTTCCACTGATTAGTGGAATCCGCGATCTCCCGCATGCTCCACTCGTGGCCATGCAAGAGCATGATCACTAACCGTTGGCGATCGCTCAACGACGCCCAAGGCCGACGGAAGCGCCGGCTCGACCCGTAGCAGAGTGCCGGCCTCGTCGGCTCGATGGGAACCGTGGGAGACGCACTGGACAACGCCATGGCGGAGCCTGTCAAGTTCTTTTGCCGATCAAGCCACCACCCCCTACGGCGAACTGACGGTCACTGCAGTGGAGGCGTTCTCGACAAAATCGCGGGGGCCTCTGAACTGCGCAACCAGCGATCCAGAATCGTCACACGTCGACGCGATGAAGCTCTCGGCGATCTCAGACAGGGGCTGGTCAACCAGACACGACCGCCTTGCGACCGCGATTGACTGATCTGTAGCGTTGCGAAACACTATTGATGGTCCACCACCCGAGCGCGAATCGATCGAAGCTGGGGCGTCCACCTGGACATGCGCGATACCTGCCGCGTCGGTGACGAGACTGAGATGAGTGGCCCATTGCGGGGTCATCTC carries:
- a CDS encoding DUF885 domain-containing protein, which encodes MSEDLAALAERYWEWRMAANPTEASLLGDHRYDDQLEDLTREAEDAAVAELDAITTAAEAIEPASLDARDRVTRGVLIHEASTLADEYRARLLELAVDPSSGIHVAYLQAAGQLPLSEPEHADALVGRWTKFGTLFGQAVHRLRQGIATGRTPPRVAVEKVIAHIDAYLASPLEGDPFVSVPPPPQFTEAEVAAWRERLVEAVRTHVRPAYEHYRTALVEEVVSESRPQERAGIAWIADGAEVYAGAIRRHTSLDRTPLEIHEMGKELIEQVGDEYRRLGAEVLGTSDLAEIYLRLREDASLRFDDAAEIVEAASGALERARAAIPGWFGILPKADCIMAEIPGPGAEEAPLAYYLPPSGDGSRPGTFFVNTTLPTTRTRYESEALAFHESIPGHHLQSAIAQELEEVPEFRRFAYVTAYVEGWGLYTERLADEMGLYSDEVARLGMLSFDSWRAGRLVVDTGMHALGWSRQEAIGYMLANSPQAANNVETEIDRYIGWPGQALAYMTGRQEIVRLRRLADAALSPTFDIKTFHDVVLGSGPVPLPVLGELVEDWLSAARVT
- a CDS encoding GNAT family N-acetyltransferase; amino-acid sequence: MIRPGTAEDVEPAYHVFRRALWSYLRDIGLVDAASDDDPGTAFARHRHLVEHLADTAAEFHVAVDDGGRLVGLARSIERDGVFQLTELFVDPDDQGGGIGTALLAEAFPVGRGRHRSILATLDPRALSLYHRYGVAFQGALVDISITPEVADIGSDLLAEPVAADSIHRIAALDATLVGFERLDDLRWLAGKRPCVALTRHGSVAGYAFLADDVGVGPIGVADTADAAAALDHVRNAAAREGRGRFSMTTPLANHEAMRWAVGTGQEIEPFFTLILADAPFVSWDRYIGYTPEFFI
- a CDS encoding DUF885 domain-containing protein; amino-acid sequence: MSEDLRRIGDEYWEYQLEVSPSTAFMMGDHRHDDRHEDASRAAEDEEIGRLKAFTARAVAIDPAGLSADDRISREVLIYEAETTASVLEMRTAEMAVSHTVGAQALLPVLVSQLPIERPEHAEALLVKFAGIGRWFRDSVDRLREGIARGRTPMGSTVEKTIAQIDAELATPVADSPLLGVRTPASFDEDAVAEYKGRVAAAITEHVRPAFAVFREALADEVLPASRPDDRPGLSWLSDGEETYARLVHRHTTLAMDPREIHTIGLQQIDKLEDEYRGLGDEVLGTTDLTEIFNRLRDDADLHFADGPAVVAASEAAMAKAKAAMGGWFGRLPKADCEVKETLTGPTAFYNRPAIDGSRPGTFFVNTAEPARWGRFEIEAMAYHEGIPGHHLQLAIAQELEDVPMFRKHAHVTAYAEGWGLYTERLADEMGLYTGPLERIGMLSADSMRAGRLVVDTGLHSMGWTRQQAVDYIAANSPMSLATIEGEVDRYIAMPGQALAYMIGRLEIMRMRAEAAKSMGDRFDIKAFHDVVLGSGLVPLETLDRMVAEWAAA